The genomic segment CGAATACATTAGGACGGACAAACAATTCGCTGGTATGTTTAAACATGCAATGTCAGAATCTTCTACCATGATCATGAAAAAGTTTTTAGAAGTTTACAAAGGATTCAAAGATGTAAAGACTTTAGTTGATATTGGAGGAGGACTTGGCACCATACTAAATCTCGTCACTCGCAAGTACCCTGAAATTAAGGGCATCAATTTCGATTTAGCTGCAGTTATAGCCACTGCTCCTGTTTATCCAGGTACATGTCATTTGATGGACAAGCAGAAAACTGAATAGTGTTTTccataaccttttttttgtattgatctAATTTAATTTAGTCCTACTAAAATCTGTTATAGGAGTGGAGCATGTATCCGGAGATATGTTTATAGAAGTTCCAAAAGGAGATGCAATCTTCTTGAgagtaagttatatatatacactatatttgaatgaaaaaggttaattaataaattatatatttacaaactaATTAAGATATCGATAAAATGTTTGTAGCGGATGTTACGTGACTGGAGCGACAAAGACTGTGTAAAGATACTAAGAAACTGTTGGAAGAGTCTGCCGGAAAAGGGAAAAGTGATAATAGTTGACACGGTTGCACCATCAGAACCAAAGAGTGGCGAGGACAATTTCTCTAGCATTGTTTTCGGTATGGACATGGTGATGTTAACACAATGTTCGGGTGGTGAAATGAGGTCATCTTCTCAATTTGAAGCTTTAGCCTCTGCTTCGGGTTTTCATAAATGCGAAATAACTGGTCTCGCTTATACGTATTCTGTTATCGAATTCCACAAATAGATTCAgagtttaccaaaaaaaaacaataattgatTTCAGTGGGAGGAGATTATGAACTCAATAAAGTTTTTACTTgatagtttttaataataaaaaaatgtttgtaataAAGATTTGTGGTGATAttggtgtttgttttttctttcaagatTGTGTTGTCGTTTAGTGTcaacaaaaatgtaataattctgataattttaaaagatgttTGTAGTATATGGCAGTGTAATACAGTAGTTGGGACATTGTAGTACTTGATGCTCCCATTTAATAATTGGAGTGAGTTTACCTTGGCTGCAAATGGAtgcacaaaattaaaaaaaaatgggttgaataaaattgggttgaataatattcaactcattcatttccaaaatagtggttaaacaagttgaagatttttgctgtaggattagtttattttttcaactttttgagTTGAACGGGctgaataattttttccaaCCTCTTCAACTTTTAAAAcgcaaatggtgaaaattggttgaataatttttttcaacctgttcaatctcttcaaccttgcaaccatttgcagccgTTATCTTGcctaataaaatataacttcGATATAGGAATTAGTGGTTCGCCtccaacagaaaaaagaaaaaaaaaaagaaaaatcggaACCTCACCGATGacaaatttttatgtattaatgTGGCTAAGGCTAACAAGTCGCGGAATATTAACTGAGTGAGAGATTCTCTCAGTATATTGATTTGATCCCAGTCCAAAGATTTGATTGAGGTCTCAGCGCCATCGTTGGCGGCAAAGATGTTGTTATCACCGACTCATTCCATCCGGTTCCCATCTCCGATATGGCGCTAGACGAAATTGGATCAACagaaatgttgttgttttttttgtttttgttttttttttttttttgaataaaatgtaaaatttattcgaaaaaactTTGTTACATCAAGTGCAGTGTTTGttgaaagtaaatgaaataCATATTACATACTAAAGTTTTTGCTTAAGGAGAGGAGTATCTTGAGGCAAGCCATGTCACCAGGCAGTCCCGAAATCGCCCATCTCCTTGTTCTTGGATAGAAAGTAACCGGTTTCTGATTTGGAGGTCAAGTCTTCGGATAAGCTAGGCAGAAGGGATCGCGGGTGTCCCATTTCGTCGATTGTTGCGTTCCATCCAAAATGAGTGGACTGTTAGCTGAAAACTATACCGTAGAAGAAAAAATTTGTCCTGACCCAGTGATGTATTCGTGAGCAGCGGGATGAGATGAGTCCATGAGTTTGTATAGCGCATCCGTAGCAAATTTGAGCTGAGCCCCGACCAAACCTCCTGCGAGTAGTGACAGGTAAAGAACAAGTGGTCCCTAGTTTCCATGGTATGATTGCAAAAGATGCACTGTGTTTGAGCCCCCACATTCCATCTCTGCATTCCAAAACGATGTGTAAATGAGGGATAATGCCACCAATAACCAGTAGAAATCTGGAATCCTTCACAAAGTTAACCATAAACCAAAACCTACGATTTACCTAATGAAAACCACCCATCATCGTACATGTTTATTGATTTGTTGTATTCTCGAGATTTCTTCACAAAacgaaaatttaaattttttaaaaaatcatgcCATATATTCGGCAACTTGCAccaaaatatttctttcttatCCATTTAATGATTAATCCTTATTTGTCTTTTTGCCCTTACCTTGGCTTAATTTGACCTATTTTTACCTTGGCGTAATTACGCCATTAGCAGAAAGGGTCgttaataattagtaatttacttcttaactaaagaaaaaaaaaacttcttcgGATCAAACACCCTTTGATAAAAGTCTTATCCATTCCTAAATATGAGTTTAAAATATTTCCAAGATGTGCATTACTTTACGAATCATGCCGCCGATTGAacgaatttgattttttgagaGACGAATTCTTCGGTTTCTTCTCAACACGAAGCCCTTTGATCTCCGACTAGTTCCTACCGTCGTGTTACGCTCCGCAACTCTACGCTTGGGCCAGGGCTGGCTCAAAAATTTATTGGGCCTGGTGCTAAAATACGAGTGAGAATCgcaatttctctgtttttccaaTTATCtactttgatttatatttttttttttcaaatttcatgAGCTGTTTGATCTTATGACTCCAACTTGTTCGACGCTTGATTTGTTGTCTAGCCAGTTTTCTTCCCCAAATCTTCACAAAAGACTATCGAGCGTAACGAAAGATGATGCTGATGCTTCTTGCAACAATGCAACCACACGATGAGCCCTTCATTGTTTCTTGTTagttataaatgtaaaattattatgtatTCCGCGTTTGCGTTAGTAGAGTATAACACTACTAAATATTAATAGCTGgacatatataaaacaaacgAAAAACCTGAACATAATAAACATACACAAATGCTTGAAACTTTCAATACCTTAagtgtattatgtatatatctataaaaatcaGCGTTTTGTTACTACAAAGCATTATTGATAGATCATAGATGATGCCTAACTACTAACTATATTAAGATGTCGCCCAATACCTGAAAGTGTTAACATAAACATACACGAATGCTTGAAGCAACCAATACCTAAAAGTGTTATATAATAAACACctgtgtgttttttcttttttgaaaaataaacatCCGTGTTTTGTTATTACAATTGCACCGACAGCATTGCTTGTTCAAAAATCTAGTGTCAATACGAATCAGTGATACCTAATTAACTACGACCATATTAAGATGCCGGGCAACATAATCATACACAGCCAGTGGCGAACCCAAGGAAAAAAATTTGCCCAggtcaataattaaataaagagaCTATTGGTATAGTATAGGAATATTGAACCTAGGTTTGGGGTGTCAAAATACTAAAGAAAACCAACTTTGCTACAAGAATTTCAGTACTTCATAagcaaaaaagaattatttcaatatttcacCAGGTCACTTGATCTCCTAACCACAATGTAGGTCCGCCCTTGTACACAGCCCCAGCTCAATACTATTTAGAGCCCTAGGgcaaaaaaaggttttgaaccCTTTAAGCTATATATACACTGAATATTTAGTATATTTGAACCTATccatacttttaaaaacttgtttgaaCTCTCTTAAAAATTATGTCTACAAAATAGACCCTAATATACatttaatgttaaaaatttggaattttaaaaaaaactagaaccttaaacacaagaaaattttgaaattatcgATGGTCCCATGGGCCACTGCCCCTCTGCCCTCCCCACTTGAGCCGGATTCATACACAAATACTTGAAACAACCAATACCTAAACGTGttataaaattagtattttaatttatgttattacAACTGCACCAACAATATTGTGTGCCCAAAAAGTTAGTGTCAAAATGAATCACTGATAGATGATACCTAactactaagtactaactatattaaatattttaatttatgttattaattACAACTGCACCAAGAACATTGTGTGCCCAAAAATTTAGAATCAAAATGAATCACTGATAGATGATACCTAACTACTAACTATATTAAGCCCAACCTATGTTACTAAACATAGTACAACTATgtacatttaaatttattaatttacaacTATGTACATATTCCAACGTGGTTTCAACATGTGCATCTTTTCCCGGCGAGCCAAAACCGACATAGAAGATTGTTGTCAATAGTAGCAAATTAATGGAACTCAGAAGTCTGAATCCATGGATTTCCATGAAAATGTTCCCTGAGGAACAATGACCTTTGACCAGGAGCTAGAAACTCTTTCTCCTACAAACCaagatattttacttttaagtcatgctagaagaaaaaaaactggaCAGAGATGTTACATATTACAGACAAAATCTCAGCATATAAAAACATACCAGACAACGTTTCTGTTCCTGTATACATCTATGGAGAATGTGTTCAACAACCACGAGTACCTATGGCATATTAGCAACTTGAAGCTTACCTTAATTTTTCAGCTTCATTCTCCTTCCACATAATAAGGGTACTTCTTAAATAGTTAAAAGTCTACAGTGAAACAATCATACATGTTAAAATTACAGTCTCAGACACAATTTACTTTGGTGCAGAACTTAAGCGCAGGACTTGCATCTTTCTTCCAAATGAGTTCCAACACAAAGGACTCTCCTATCTTTACGCTATGAAGTTCACAGAATCCTTTCCAGTCTCTTCCTAGTCTCAATCTTCCATTTTCGTGGTCTTTTACAAGACGCACCATCCGATGTACTCCGTCTTGACCCAACAGAGTTATTTTCCCTGGCTTCTTGATGCCATTCACCCGCGTGAAATGAAGCGGAAGTCTCTGCACAAAAGAATTGATTAAGGCAAAATGATTGACCAGTACACATCTCAAACAACCAATGATGTAATAGATAACGCGAGATTTACCAGTTTATTGGTTCTATAAGAGTACGGAGAAATCGTTAATGTCAAAAATCGGCTTTGacttgatgaagatgaagctcCTGATCTTGAGCAATACTTCCATTTCTCTATATTCGAACATTCATGTAAGCTGATTTTGTCTTCAATGCTCTCCACTTCACTATCCTCCTTAAAATTGATGTTGTCTCTGCCCTTATGTTTAGTGTTCTTCTTAACTTCACTTTCCTCGGTTTCGCTACTCTCTTCTCCGCTGCTAGGATCTGTGGAGAGGGAATCTACATCGGTACCTTCTGAACACTCTACTACCCTTGTGTCACGCTTTGTTTCTGCAGGGCACAAACAGAGAACAGGTTTTGCCCCGGTTCTAACCAGTTTAAACCTGAAGGAATCTCTAGCTTTTAACCCGTTTCCTTGACAGAAACTTCTCCAACCTCGTGACATAACAACCGTGTTGTTTGACTTATGGTGTCTCAAAACTAAATTCCATGTTCTACCATATTCATTCTTCAGAACCATCTCATCGCAACAATCTTTATCTAAACCATTTGAGCTCACAAACCCTTTTGGAAGATACTGCAACATCAGATCAAACACCACAAGTCATACAAACAAAAGAGTTACAGTCAAATCATCTTTGCGATAGAAGTTTGCACTCACCAGCGCATCATGATTAAAACTCGAAGGCGTGAGAGATCCCGCAAAATATGAACAATTTGACGAGGACTCTGCGTCTGGTTTACATCCTGCTTGGCACAAACGGATCACAGGCGTTCCTGAATTTTTGACAAGTTTGAAAGTATAGCCACCTCGGTTCATTCCATTGGCATTGCAGAAGCTTCTCCAGCCGTGTCTGAGATAAGTTTTGATGCCGGATTTGTCGTGATCTAAGCTTAAGTTCCATGATCTTCCCATTTCGTTAAGAAGAACAACCTTACCACATGCTTTGGTCCAACCATTTGACCTCACAAAACTAAGTGGAACATACTGCAAAGCCGTCACAATTTGACAAACATGAGTTTACTCTAAATTAACCTCTCAGGCTAACTAATTCAAACTCTGTAAGTATAAGATTTTTGCTTAGAGAAATTTAACAAACCACTTTATCTTCCTGGAGGTTTGAGACTGAGACATTAGCTACAAAACAAGAATGCTCTGATGAAGAATCATCTTCTCTCCTTGgattcttcttcactctcttcttcattgGTCTGATTTCTGAAGccaaaacaattaataaatttccaaattggCTTCTTTCTCCAGATGTTGAGtacatttcaaagaaaaagatagaaactttACCAATGTTATCCTGATGAAtatcacaatcatcatcaatgCTATGAGATGATGATGTATATTCAATCTCACAGCAATTGAGTCCCAATGCAGTGACATGAAACACAAAATCTCCTTCGTGTCTGAAAACAATGACATCACCAATACGAAAATCATGTGCTGTGACAAATTCTTTCCAACCGTCAGTTGTGAGTCTCCGGCCATCTTCAATTTTCACTTCCCAGATTGTATCTGAAACTTCCGTTCTCAATTTCACAGTCTCGTGTTCGTTTCTTCCTTGGAGGTGCTTCAAAAAGAAGGTTACAGGAATGttctgcaacaaaaaaaatacaaacaaaaacattaaacaaaaccatCTCTCTTAGATCTCAATCGtagaagagagacagagacaacAGTACTAGATAGGAGTCGAAGCCGGGAAGTAGAGCCTGGAAGAAATGTGGGTTTTTTGGAGATTGAAGACCTGAATCCGCCATTGTTACAGTTTAATCACTTGACCAGAAAATTTGAGGATTTTGCATTGatccaaaaaaaaccctaaacctcttCTGCTACGAAATTGGTTTAAGCTTTGTCAGATACGGTCACTTTTTTCATAATGATAGGCGAAAAAATACAAACAGCTTCAGAAAAGTTTCGATAAAAAGAGTGACTTCGTAAACCTCGTCTGATATGACTTCACTCAATGATACAAGTACAACAACttaaaacaacaattaaaacattaacTATCAGATTTAGAGAGACATTAGTTAATTATACTACTCTGTTTTACCCAAAAGATCTTCAGACATAGATGTAGGAGCTAGAAATTTGCCACACTACGTAAGAGGTATTGAATAAGAGATAACAACACAAACGTTAAGGGAAGAATGGAGGCGAGACCGAAATCTCTTTCCTTAACTCTTTGAAACCCCCGCAGTGCGACGGGATTAATGGTTACAAGAGTCCCAGGATACAACCATACACAACCGGGTTTGCTAATCACTCAAACACCGGCTCTATACGAACTTCACTTCTACGATACTCTCGAAACTtactttttgagagagagattgctgGATGTTTCTGTTCTAagtctttttttatcttctcgATCGGTGATCGGCTTCAATGAGACTTGAACTTGTGTTTATATAGAGGTCTTGGATGACTTGGGTTTGAAATAGATTCTCCACAACCTTACCTAGTCCATCGCAAATCTAGGAGGTGGGCGACGTGAAGAAGCGACGATCTCTCAAAGAAATCCAACTCTCCACAACTCTCCACTTGATCACGAAAACAAAGAGACCAAGTCTCACGGATCGTGAAACAGAGTTTTGACTCTATCCAATCTGACCCACTTCTCTTGGAGCTCCATCTTAAGCAAGGCCAAACCATTAAGGCCTAATTTCTCATTCACACAATCCAATTTTATTAAGCCCACTAAGCTTAAATAAATTAAGGTCCAACAATAGATTGGTTCCTCCTTAACCTTGGACCAAAACTTAAGTAGAGGAGTTTTGTTTTCCCAAAGTAGCTTCAGCTCAAAAGGCTTGCCTATCTTCAGTACATCGTTTAGCTCTACAGAAAAGTTTCCATCCTTTTCCCAGTCCTCTTCTTCCATAGTTTGGTCCATCTCGAACCAACTTGATTAAACGCTTTACACCATGTTTATCCTCCAGAATTATCTTCGTGTGATTGTTATTAATGCCGTTAATCTTTGTGAACTCTACCGGAAGACTCTGCACATGACAAATCTGTTTTGTCctggtgatgatggtgaagctACCCCCCATCTACGACGACGCTTCGTCAGTATAAAGTTAATAAGATAATGAATATCCGGTGAGATGAGAAGTTACATAACAGCTTTTTCAATTCCTAATTCCAAAAgtcatttattattttatttccaaagTAACTGGCGCTGGCCACCTAAAATCAGAACCTGTTGGGTTTATCATTGCTTGCTAGATGGAAATATACTTCGACCATGCTTTGATCATTGTGGTTGTTCAATCTTACAGTATCCAAGTTAATCAGAACTCATAAGGATGAATACTTACCTTATTATCACGACTTGGAGACTTACAAGAATGGAGGATAAGTGATGTAGAAAACCCAAACACCACTAGAGACACAagtcaagaaaacaaacaacaatggaATATACATGTAATGTAATTGATGACTAGGAAGGCAACTGAGTTTTGATTTTAACTGAAACACAACAGATAATCAGGGATCTGACACGCATTGGCCGTCCTTAGTAGGCAAAGATGATGAAGACTTCCTGTTTCCTATTCCTCCCTTGTCGCAGGATCCATTCCAGTCGAAGGGCTATCAGCAAAATATTCTGGATGCTTCACATTCACACCATACTGCCAAACCAAGTTTACTCATATAAGTTAGCTGTTAAGATGGGATGGTAAAAGTTTACCTATCTACCTACACTACTGCAATGCACAATATTAGAACCACTTAGGCATGTTTCTATGCATTTTATGATGATTCCGTGATACTGAATTATTTTCATGCCATTTGTAGTTAGAGGAATAGTCAATGCCTCATTTACAGCTTAAGTAACTAAAAAAGAGGCCTCTACATTTTCTCCTCATACTTTGGAGGTCGAAAGTCAGCACCGCTGGAAGCATGAAATTAGAGGAAGAAGCATTTACCTCACGCAAAGCTTTTGAGAGATCTTCCATAGTCAATATTAAACGCTTATcctgttttaagaaaatattatattcatgacataatccaaaacaaaaagacaattcATATTTGTTGCAGAGGAAAACAAAACGAAAGGGCGCCAGATATTACCTTTTGCTGTTTTTTGTCTTTCACAAATGGTGCTGGTCTAGCCTTGCAGTGCCTGTAAATTATTCACAATTTGTATTATTCAGGAGCTTATATCAATGCTTTAAGATTTTGGGAAAATGTAGCTTACACATCTTTTCATCTCATTTACTAAGAATAAGCAGCTTCTCTTTGTCAATTAcaagtaaaatatgaaaaagggCATGGAAATTTGTGGGGAAGGGAATGAAAACTTACTGAAGGGCGTCGCTGGCAACATCTGCAACAAACTTTTGTGTAGCCACAGCAACTAGCCTTATTCTGTCAAATAAGTACACAAAATATCAGAACAAACAGGCAAGAATATACACAGGAAAAGATTATGACAAGagtacaaaactcaaaaaaacttcaaaattttaatgttaagcACTCAATTCGAAGGAAAGAGAAGAATTCACACATTATTCTAAGCATACAATCTGAAGTTTACATTCAAATTGCCAACCTTCTGCAGTGCTAGTCCAACATGAACTTCTATATCATACCATTTCAAAGGAATGCAAACAAGGTAAAACCTAAATCTACCATGAGAGAGTATGATACCCCAACCACAAGAGTGCTGAACCATAAAAGTAGTAACATATGACAAACCTAGGACATCTTACTTGATTTAAACCAAGACATCTGATCTAAATGCTGGTAAAACATTCTAAAGCCCAACAATGATTCCATTAAAAGTAACTAATCTGCTCTTTTATAGTAATAAGCACATATAACTTCATGGAAATACCTACAATCGTACGTCGGGGCACTGAAACCCACTCTTAGCCAAGTAGTGCTCCACTAAATCATCAGGAATCTGcagggggaaaaaaaacaaatccagaAGTCAATCAATAACCAGGGTTCAATCATTGTACAGCAGTGAAAAAGATTCTAAAATAGTACAAAGAGAAGTATACAGTAGGAGTATAGTCCATCAGAGAAGCAAGGAACTCTGTAAGAGCAGCATCATCTTCATGCTTTGCCTCTCCAGATTGTTGGCCGTGATTCATCTCTCCCACCTTCaacttaacaaaacaaaaaaacaaaaacgaattcAGATATGGGAAATCAACATTAGTGTAGAAACCATCAAATTAGAAACTTTTGAGGAATCCAGCTCAATTTACTAATTCCAGAATTCTTCTTCTGAAATTATAGTTGCTAAGAGATGAGCTATTCCGGATCATTGTGTTGcaaaaatcaaacttgaacgACTTGAAGCAGAGCTAATAAGAAGACTATTGAACAACAAACGAAAAAATAATCGATACCAGCCAACAGTAAACCTAAATTCTAACGGAGGAGACAAAATTGAACGGGAAATCGAATACAGAAAACTCGGAATGCGAACCTAAACGAAGCCGTGACGTGACAAAAAGCAGAGAATTGAGCTGAGGCGAGGGAGCTCAAAgctaaaaatgaagaagattcaACGGATTTTGGCGGGGGAGAAGAAAGGATCGGAGAGTCGTCGACTAGTGAGTGAGTCCCTCCGTTGAAACCCTACTAATATTCTCCTCCGACTCGAAGCCATCTCTCCGTCGGTTAGATTAAATTTAACAGTTGATGTGAATCTTGAGATGGACCTAATGGgcctttattattatattaggcCCAAATATATTTTGCtgataattaaaatttacatattattaTGTTCCCCGGAGGATAACAAATTGTTATtaaccttcttttctttttttaatcttccatcaaattatttatggttattagttattacaatttaaagaacaagaaacaaaatatctaaagaatatccaacaacaacaaaaaagatccCAAATTGTGACTTATATAGTGTTCTTGAAACTGCATTGTATATAGTGaccctttttttggttttggatggGAGACAAAGAATATGACAATGAAAGCACTCCAATCAATCCACCATCTCTAGACggaatatataaagaaagaaatgacCTACAAAagcagtttttgttttctcctttgtcAACTCAGTCTTATtagattgaaagaaaaaaaagtaagtataTAGAAAAAGACTTAAGGGTAGTTAAGTTTTTATTCTACGAGAGGAAGCAGGTGGTAAATTCAGTGAAGGATTAGACTAATTCtctcaaagaaaaagattagATATGATTGTGATACTTTATTTCAAGGGAttcgatttgtttgtttttttgggttaatgGTGGATTCCATTTGTTTGGTTACTATATATCTACTATAAGACGAAAATACTAGCTAATATATTATGAAACCGTGTTAGTATGCCAAAACGTTATCCCTAATGTAAACTAGAAATGATAGATAGTGAATTGTATCAGTGTTTTTGTTACGTCATGATTCGGATAAAAATTCGATATTTATGCATGTGTTTTGGCTTCTTTACGTTAGAAACACAAAACTAttgtttctcatatatatatgtctcttcgtgtataagttatttttatttgaaggacactgtatat from the Camelina sativa cultivar DH55 chromosome 12, Cs, whole genome shotgun sequence genome contains:
- the LOC104730126 gene encoding B3 domain-containing protein REM17-like, which encodes MADSGLQSPKNPHFFQALLPGFDSYLNIPVTFFLKHLQGRNEHETVKLRTEVSDTIWEVKIEDGRRLTTDGWKEFVTAHDFRIGDVIVFRHEGDFVFHVTALGLNCCEIEYTSSSHSIDDDCDIHQDNIEIRPMKKRVKKNPRREDDSSSEHSCFVANVSVSNLQEDKVYVPLSFVRSNGWTKACGKVVLLNEMGRSWNLSLDHDKSGIKTYLRHGWRSFCNANGMNRGGYTFKLVKNSGTPVIRLCQAGCKPDAESSSNCSYFAGSLTPSSFNHDALYLPKGFVSSNGLDKDCCDEMVLKNEYGRTWNLVLRHHKSNNTVVMSRGWRSFCQGNGLKARDSFRFKLVRTGAKPVLCLCPAETKRDTRVVECSEGTDVDSLSTDPSSGEESSETEESEVKKNTKHKGRDNINFKEDSEVESIEDKISLHECSNIEKWKYCSRSGASSSSSQSRFLTLTISPYSYRTNKLRLPLHFTRVNGIKKPGKITLLGQDGVHRMVRLVKDHENGRLRLGRDWKGFCELHSVKIGESFVLELIWKKDASPALKFCTKVNCV
- the LOC104730125 gene encoding transcription initiation factor TFIID subunit 10, which translates into the protein MNHGQQSGEAKHEDDAALTEFLASLMDYTPTIPDDLVEHYLAKSGFQCPDVRLIRLVAVATQKFVADVASDALQHCKARPAPFVKDKKQQKDKRLILTMEDLSKALREYGVNVKHPEYFADSPSTGMDPATREE